One Conger conger chromosome 18, fConCon1.1, whole genome shotgun sequence DNA window includes the following coding sequences:
- the LOC133118495 gene encoding hydroxycarboxylic acid receptor 2-like, with protein sequence MNNSHCLAAQDLVGRVVPPILIVELILGLPANMVALWIFSCRMPGWRCNTVYLLNLLIADFFLLVSVPFRIDSLMRGEDWVFGGAWCRINLFMLALNRSASIAFMTIVAVDRYFKVVYPHHWVNHLTTGKAIGLSTVTWAVVLALRVPLLATQLLHEHNNKSLCRSFSSYSKLPPAIMMHYGVYILEFFLPFLLLSFCSLRIIYFLRSRQMDRKQQVKRAIQVVMIIVGVFTVCFLPGIATGLVTLAIQKLRPKDCDSYRLASQLFSMSIAFTYLNSTLDPVIYCFSSSTFRNTLKASFNSLGIFHMAVSRRGSRSTASDL encoded by the coding sequence ATGAACAACTCGCACTGCCTGGCTGCCCAGGACCTGGTGGGGAGAGTGGTGCCCCCGATCCTCATCGTGGAGCTCATACTGGGGCTGCCGGCTAACATGGTGGCCCTGTGGATCTTCTCCTGCCGCATGCCGGGCTGGAGGTGCAACACCGTGTACCTGCTGAACCTGCTGATCGCGGACTTCTTCCTGCTCGTCAGCGTGCCCTTCCGCATCGACAGCCTGATGCGGGGCGAGGACTGGGTGttcggaggcgcctggtgccgAATCAACCTCTTCATGCTGGCGCTCAACCGCTCAGCCAGCATCGCGTTCATGACCATCGTGGCCGTCGACCGCTACTTCAAGGTGGTCTACCCGCACCACTGGGTGAACCACCTCACAACCGGGAAGGCGATAGGGCTCTCGACCGTGACGTGGGCGGTGGTGCTGGCTCTGCGGGTCCCCCTGCTGGCCACTCAGCTCCTGCATGAGCACAACAACAAAAGCCTCTGCCGCAGCTTCAGCTCCTACAGTAAACTGCCGCCGGCCATCATGATGCACTATGGCGTGTACATCCTGGAGTTCTTCCTGCCGTTCCTGCTGCTCAGCTTCTGCTCGCTGCGGATCATCTACTTCCTGCGCAGCCGCCAGATGGACAGGAAGCAGCAGGTGAAGCGGGCCATCCAGGTGGTGATGATCATCGTGGGTGTCTTCACCGTCTGCTTCCTGCCGGGAATCGCCACGGGCCTCGTCACCCTCGCCATCCAGAAGCTTCGCCCAAAAGACTGCGACTCCTACAGGCTGGCGTCCCAGCTCTTCAGCATGTCCATTGCGTTCACCTACCTGAACAGCACGCTGGACCCCGTCATCTACTGCTTCTCCAGCAGCACGTTCCGAAACACCCTCAAGGCCTCCTTCAACTCCCTGGGCATCTTCCACATGGCCGTGAGCCGGAGGGGGAGCAGGAGTACGGCTAGCGACCTGTAA